Proteins found in one Bremerella volcania genomic segment:
- a CDS encoding BatA domain-containing protein yields MFPYFVASGFAIAGAMMMAGPALIHLMNRNRYRTIHWAAMDFLLEAMQSNRRLLRIRDLLLMALRALALLLFGLALARPYFTSTDSALPGTSKPPHAILVLDNSMSNSLESISGSAFETSREQAKQFLEKLPSASQISVVALCGAQSRRITDPFTSRTDAADAIDKIVATDGPGELTHALNQARRLAEQTPSLSPYVVVFGDQQASQWQRLARGNPPEEEMPVILVGTDASTPGNAWVEEFGLPDGMAEVGMPTRIVARVRYQGDEPRSNVAISFKVRDNEVETKFADFPEGDSVQTLAFDYVFDAMEVDPSRMSSIPLTVSLAGDALPADDSRSLVVPLVASTPVVFIDQWSDSEESPALGRLGETWVLRQLLCPQTESSREEQHLIRPIHLSQREAEGEPLRAALREARLAVVAGIESPSVELVSMLRSYVEQGGQLAIAAGGDFDPHAWNDVAWQGGQGILPKPLQPNAVGQSLSEFSDDLQPFRISGKGLLDHSYFRLADLEETQLIDLYTDALFFKTVVPTDEDDSQAAANQAGNLPPLEEKWLSWTPPVSTIERSGDNAENVTANIPATTIAQFDNGVEFVVERHVGSGRIVFFSSGISSQWSTLPSTNAVLIFDRVLRNQLASTFQRYNFAVGETALLPIPPGVGDSSIQLIAPDSGIVSSVSPRFLNEETRGVLIDNLDSAGIYWLSDREPTDASGDAVEARSQFRIPISGTSTPWESQLARLDPDQFASLNLPPQYRWQDSAQLIGGSGLPMSGHSWWQWLIALVIVLLIVEMTVAAMPSWLAWIVDRRSGSQSAPSASS; encoded by the coding sequence ATGTTTCCCTATTTCGTAGCCTCTGGATTCGCGATTGCCGGCGCCATGATGATGGCCGGTCCGGCGCTGATTCACTTGATGAATCGGAATCGCTATCGCACCATCCACTGGGCCGCGATGGACTTCCTGCTCGAAGCGATGCAGTCGAACCGACGGCTGCTGCGAATTCGCGACCTCTTGCTGATGGCACTCCGGGCGCTGGCGCTGCTGCTGTTCGGTTTAGCACTCGCCCGTCCTTATTTCACCAGTACCGATTCCGCGCTGCCAGGGACCTCGAAGCCGCCGCACGCGATTCTGGTGCTCGATAACAGCATGAGCAACTCGCTCGAATCGATCTCAGGCTCCGCCTTCGAGACCTCTCGCGAGCAGGCCAAGCAGTTTCTGGAAAAGCTTCCCTCCGCGAGTCAAATCTCGGTGGTTGCACTTTGTGGTGCGCAGTCGCGCCGCATTACCGATCCGTTTACTTCCCGCACCGATGCCGCCGATGCGATTGACAAGATCGTCGCCACCGATGGCCCTGGCGAACTGACCCACGCGCTAAATCAGGCCCGCCGACTGGCCGAGCAGACGCCGTCTCTTTCTCCCTACGTGGTCGTGTTCGGCGATCAACAGGCATCGCAGTGGCAACGTCTGGCTCGCGGCAATCCGCCTGAGGAAGAGATGCCGGTGATCCTGGTCGGCACCGATGCCAGCACGCCTGGCAACGCCTGGGTAGAAGAGTTCGGCCTACCGGATGGCATGGCCGAAGTCGGCATGCCGACCCGCATCGTGGCCCGCGTTCGCTACCAGGGGGATGAACCCCGATCGAACGTGGCGATCTCGTTCAAAGTTCGCGACAACGAAGTCGAGACCAAGTTCGCCGACTTCCCGGAAGGAGATTCGGTTCAAACGCTGGCGTTTGATTACGTCTTCGACGCGATGGAAGTCGACCCGAGCCGCATGTCTTCGATTCCCTTGACCGTATCGCTCGCCGGCGACGCCTTGCCGGCCGATGACTCGCGTTCGCTGGTTGTACCGCTGGTGGCCTCGACTCCCGTTGTTTTCATCGACCAATGGAGCGATTCGGAAGAGTCCCCGGCGTTAGGACGACTCGGCGAGACATGGGTTCTACGGCAACTCTTGTGTCCGCAAACCGAGTCGAGCCGCGAAGAGCAGCACCTCATTCGTCCGATCCACCTTTCTCAGCGTGAAGCCGAAGGAGAGCCGCTGCGTGCGGCGTTAAGGGAAGCTCGCCTGGCGGTGGTGGCCGGCATCGAGTCCCCTTCGGTCGAACTGGTCAGCATGCTTCGGTCGTACGTCGAGCAAGGGGGCCAACTGGCGATTGCCGCCGGTGGAGACTTCGATCCACATGCCTGGAATGATGTCGCCTGGCAAGGCGGTCAGGGCATTCTTCCCAAACCGCTTCAGCCCAACGCCGTCGGCCAGAGCTTGAGCGAGTTTTCCGATGACCTCCAACCATTCCGCATCTCAGGCAAGGGGCTGCTCGACCACTCTTACTTCCGCCTGGCCGACCTGGAAGAAACGCAACTGATTGATCTCTACACCGATGCGCTCTTCTTCAAGACGGTCGTGCCCACCGATGAAGACGACTCGCAAGCCGCTGCAAACCAGGCCGGCAACCTGCCGCCGTTGGAAGAAAAGTGGCTCTCCTGGACGCCGCCTGTCTCGACGATCGAGCGGTCAGGCGACAACGCCGAAAACGTGACTGCAAACATTCCTGCCACCACCATCGCCCAGTTCGATAACGGCGTCGAGTTCGTCGTCGAGCGGCACGTCGGCTCAGGCCGGATTGTTTTTTTCAGTTCCGGCATCAGTTCCCAGTGGTCAACCCTGCCGAGCACCAACGCGGTATTGATCTTCGATCGCGTCTTGCGAAATCAACTGGCATCGACCTTCCAGCGGTACAACTTCGCCGTCGGCGAAACGGCTTTGCTGCCGATTCCGCCAGGCGTGGGTGACTCCAGCATTCAACTGATTGCCCCGGACAGCGGCATCGTCAGCTCGGTTTCTCCTCGCTTTTTGAACGAGGAAACGCGGGGCGTGCTGATCGACAACCTCGATTCGGCCGGCATCTATTGGCTGTCGGACCGAGAGCCAACAGATGCCTCCGGCGACGCGGTCGAAGCACGCTCGCAGTTCCGCATTCCCATTAGTGGGACGTCCACGCCGTGGGAATCGCAGTTGGCACGGCTCGACCCAGATCAGTTCGCCAGTCTCAACTTGCCGCCGCAATATCGCTGGCAGGATAGCGCGCAGCTGATCGGAGGCAGTGGTCTGCCGATGTCCGGCCATTCGTGGTGGCAATGGTTGATCGCGCTGGTCATCGTTTTACTGATTGTCGAAATGACCGTGGCGGCAATGCCGTCGTGGTTGGCCTGGATCGTTGATCGACGTTCTGGCTCGCAGTCGGCCCCTTCGGCCTCATCGTGA
- a CDS encoding DUF4175 domain-containing protein, protein MSTSKLSSLKTQLRRLRDARDRVRVGLTLTSAIFWVTGTLLVWFTLDFSLNLNPLHRGLMMLVSVPVLAYGLGNAISALRGWGASIIDTAISVEHTHGIDGDLVAAIQFEQGQAIGSSELQAAVVDYVAELKDEIDIFEGFDSRRLPSRYFVVGLIAILFAATYAFAPRHVSAFFERLTLANVNYPTKTLISSISVNGQEVDLSDPTKPIPIGYGSGLELTIACQGVLPKTCRVTLEDEKGESTSATLESTDDDRGEYVYAIPRLIQPIQYQVFAGDAVSPVLNIEIITLPALKVELAATPPDYAKNIQFANSSSSTHIAVLAGSDVSLQVVADRELNAPQLTLLRGVSQSVSKLSPVADAKNTWQLDRQQASLANIQETVTYQLSAVDKFGLSPASPIRGTIRVVPDRIPSASLQTIHHIVLATASPVVRYRASDDFGLANLAFQLKIHHGQTAPRVVEVPLKTFAANQPPQTSLEGEFSLDLSPWALEVGDRVEVTLLATDFRDNAHEMPGQSDPINLEIGDESTVLAAIAEADKQSEQMLSELIQQQLGLGETQ, encoded by the coding sequence ATGAGCACCTCGAAACTTAGCAGTCTGAAAACGCAATTGCGTCGACTAAGAGATGCCCGCGACCGCGTGCGCGTGGGTCTGACGCTGACGTCCGCTATCTTTTGGGTCACCGGCACACTGTTGGTTTGGTTCACGTTGGACTTCAGTCTGAACTTGAACCCACTACACCGCGGCCTGATGATGCTGGTGAGCGTTCCTGTTCTGGCTTATGGCCTCGGAAATGCGATTTCCGCCCTGCGTGGCTGGGGAGCGTCGATCATCGACACGGCGATCTCGGTCGAGCACACCCACGGCATCGATGGCGACCTGGTTGCCGCCATTCAGTTTGAACAAGGTCAGGCCATCGGATCGTCCGAACTGCAAGCAGCCGTGGTCGACTATGTCGCGGAACTGAAGGACGAGATCGACATCTTCGAAGGATTCGATTCACGCCGGCTACCCAGTCGGTACTTCGTCGTTGGGTTGATCGCGATACTGTTCGCCGCGACCTATGCTTTCGCTCCGCGGCACGTTTCCGCGTTCTTCGAGCGGCTGACGTTGGCCAACGTCAACTATCCCACCAAAACGTTGATCAGCTCCATTTCAGTCAATGGCCAAGAGGTCGATCTGAGCGATCCGACCAAGCCGATCCCGATCGGCTATGGCAGCGGTCTCGAACTGACGATTGCCTGCCAAGGCGTCTTGCCGAAGACGTGTCGCGTGACGCTCGAAGATGAAAAGGGAGAATCGACGTCGGCGACCCTCGAGTCCACCGATGACGATCGCGGCGAGTACGTTTACGCGATCCCACGACTGATTCAACCGATTCAGTACCAGGTTTTCGCCGGCGATGCCGTCAGTCCGGTGCTCAATATCGAAATCATCACCTTGCCGGCACTCAAGGTTGAGCTTGCTGCGACTCCGCCCGACTACGCGAAGAACATTCAGTTTGCCAACAGTTCCTCCTCGACGCACATTGCGGTACTGGCTGGAAGTGACGTGTCGTTGCAGGTCGTGGCCGATCGCGAGCTGAACGCTCCGCAGCTGACCCTTCTGCGCGGCGTATCGCAATCGGTAAGCAAGCTTTCCCCGGTCGCAGATGCGAAGAACACCTGGCAGCTTGATCGGCAGCAGGCTTCACTCGCGAACATTCAAGAAACGGTCACCTACCAGCTCAGCGCGGTCGACAAGTTCGGCTTGTCCCCGGCGTCGCCGATTCGAGGAACGATTCGCGTGGTGCCCGATCGGATTCCCAGCGCTTCGCTGCAAACGATTCACCATATCGTCCTGGCGACCGCATCACCGGTGGTTCGCTACCGTGCGTCGGATGACTTTGGCTTGGCGAACCTGGCCTTTCAGCTGAAGATTCATCACGGTCAGACGGCCCCCCGCGTGGTGGAAGTTCCCCTCAAGACCTTCGCCGCGAATCAGCCTCCGCAGACTTCACTGGAAGGGGAATTTTCCCTTGATCTTTCCCCGTGGGCATTGGAAGTGGGTGATCGCGTCGAAGTGACGCTCCTGGCGACCGACTTTCGCGATAACGCCCACGAGATGCCAGGGCAAAGCGATCCGATTAATCTGGAAATTGGTGACGAAAGCACGGTCTTGGCTGCCATCGCGGAAGCCGACAAGCAATCGGAACAGATGCTGAGCGAGTTGATCCAACAGCAATTAGGCTTGGGAGAAACCCAATGA